From a region of the bacterium genome:
- a CDS encoding BMP family ABC transporter substrate-binding protein — MVNKYISWLIIAVLLMSFYGCSKTPEPATSGSEKMKVGLVFDIGGRGDKSFNDSAYEGLERARKELGIEYEYLETPQATDRATQLRQLARNPEIKLIFGIGFLFTDDINAIAKEFPDKKFACVDYTVDPNKEIPPNVVALKFKEEEGSFLVGALAGLLTKTNKVGFIGGMKIPLIEKFETGYKMGVKYVNPKCVVFANYAGLTGNAFKDPTKGKELALAMYDNGADIIYHASGSTGLGVFEAAFQKKKYAIGVDADQFQTAPKEMQEAHTILTSMVKRVDEAVFQTIKSVQEGQFHGGVHTFDLKSNGIDYVYDANNQSLIPPAVHHQVEMLRDKIIKGEIVVPTTLKDLPK; from the coding sequence ATGGTCAACAAATATATTTCTTGGTTAATTATCGCAGTATTATTGATGAGCTTCTATGGTTGTTCCAAAACCCCGGAACCGGCAACTTCAGGTTCAGAAAAAATGAAAGTAGGATTGGTTTTTGATATTGGCGGCCGCGGTGATAAATCGTTTAACGATTCAGCATATGAAGGATTAGAACGCGCACGAAAAGAACTGGGAATCGAATATGAATATCTCGAAACCCCCCAAGCGACTGACCGCGCCACCCAACTCCGCCAATTAGCACGGAATCCGGAAATAAAACTTATTTTCGGAATCGGTTTTCTATTTACTGACGATATCAATGCGATTGCAAAAGAATTTCCGGATAAAAAGTTTGCCTGTGTAGATTATACCGTTGATCCAAACAAAGAAATTCCTCCCAATGTGGTTGCACTCAAATTTAAAGAAGAAGAAGGCAGTTTTTTAGTGGGTGCACTAGCAGGATTACTAACCAAAACCAACAAAGTCGGGTTTATCGGTGGAATGAAAATCCCATTGATTGAAAAATTTGAAACTGGATATAAAATGGGCGTTAAATATGTTAATCCGAAATGCGTTGTTTTTGCTAATTATGCTGGATTAACCGGAAACGCATTTAAAGACCCAACTAAAGGAAAAGAACTAGCTCTAGCTATGTATGATAACGGAGCTGATATTATCTACCATGCTTCAGGGTCAACCGGTCTAGGTGTTTTTGAAGCCGCGTTTCAAAAAAAGAAATATGCTATCGGAGTTGATGCTGATCAATTCCAAACTGCACCAAAAGAAATGCAGGAAGCACATACTATCCTCACTAGCATGGTCAAACGAGTTGATGAAGCCGTGTTCCAAACCATCAAATCCGTTCAAGAAGGACAATTTCATGGGGGAGTACACACCTTTGATTTAAAATCGAATGGTATTGACTATGTTTACGATGCAAACAACCAATCACTAATTCCACCAGCTGTTCATCACCAGGTCGAAATGCTGCGTGACAAAATTATCAAAGGTGAAATTGTCGTTCCAACAACGTTAAAAGACTTGCCAAAATAG
- a CDS encoding ABC transporter permease, which produces MNKKMILSSRIVSDFIVPIVAVLISLGIGGIFILIIGKNPVLVYQLLLEGTFGTIKTVNWYGIGQVLFNATPLIFTGLSVAIAFRAGLFNIGAEGQLYLGAFLTAITGAMFPTLPKIILLPICIVVGFIGGAIWGFIPGLLKAKLGVHEVINTIMLNFIAVALVAFLGQHYFYLDQTVHTAEILPSARLPRLQNWLPFFQGSLANTSLLLAIGCVFLLKILLYKTKYGYELRATGLSPSAAECAGINVKYIIISTMMLSGGLSGLVGTNFVLGYKYFFEDGFSSGIGFMGIAVALLGRNQPFGVFFAGLLFGTLSHGGLVINSLVPKELIEVLQGIIIITVVLSSQLFWKLLRKYC; this is translated from the coding sequence ATGAATAAAAAAATGATTTTATCTAGCCGAATTGTGTCCGATTTCATTGTCCCGATTGTTGCCGTATTGATATCGTTGGGAATTGGCGGAATTTTTATATTAATAATCGGAAAAAATCCGGTGTTAGTTTATCAACTATTACTTGAAGGAACATTCGGTACAATTAAGACGGTAAATTGGTATGGAATCGGTCAAGTTTTATTCAATGCAACGCCATTAATTTTCACAGGACTTTCGGTGGCAATTGCATTTCGTGCAGGCCTATTTAATATCGGCGCTGAAGGACAATTATATCTTGGCGCTTTTTTAACTGCAATAACGGGAGCTATGTTCCCTACCCTTCCAAAAATTATTTTACTGCCAATATGTATTGTAGTTGGCTTTATTGGTGGAGCTATCTGGGGATTCATTCCCGGATTACTGAAAGCGAAACTTGGTGTTCACGAAGTCATTAATACCATTATGCTAAACTTCATTGCGGTCGCTTTAGTTGCGTTTCTCGGACAACATTATTTTTATTTGGATCAAACAGTTCATACAGCTGAAATTTTACCTTCGGCAAGATTACCTCGACTCCAGAACTGGCTCCCTTTTTTCCAAGGTTCTTTAGCAAACACAAGTTTACTGCTCGCAATAGGTTGCGTATTTTTGCTCAAAATTCTCTTATATAAAACGAAGTACGGTTATGAACTTCGCGCGACAGGATTATCTCCGAGTGCTGCAGAATGTGCCGGAATTAATGTCAAATATATCATCATATCTACTATGATGTTAAGCGGAGGACTATCAGGTTTGGTTGGAACTAACTTTGTTCTTGGATACAAATATTTTTTTGAAGATGGTTTTTCTTCCGGAATAGGATTTATGGGAATTGCCGTCGCTTTATTAGGCAGAAATCAACCGTTTGGTGTTTTTTTCGCCGGGTTATTATTTGGTACTTTAAGTCACGGTGGATTAGTCATAAATTCGTTAGTACCGAAAGAGCTTATTGAAGTATTACAGGGTATCATTATTATTACGGTCGTTTTAAGTTCACAATTATTCTGGAAATTATTACGAAAATATTGCTAA
- a CDS encoding S41 family peptidase encodes MNKTFLSRALKIFGLVVLILVLSLLLSSGFSKPKSAQQTELYENLKLFSEVLARIQSNYVEEVQPKELVRGAIRGMLRTLDPYSQFMEPDQLKELEIDTRGEFGGLGIRITIRDGWLTVESPIENTPAFRAGIKANDRIVEIDGKSTEGITQEDAVKKLRGPKGTQVTLKIAREGQKDLLTFTITRDIIKLESVRGKLITDSIGYIRITEFREKTPEDLKRILTQLEKEGMSAIILDLRYNPGGLLKSAVAVSDLFLPANKIIVSTRGRAPGQDSVYKSTDEQPKFLKYPIAVLVNEGSASASEIVAGALQDWKRGVIIGPKGKRTFGKGSVQSVMDLSGNCGLRLTTAKYYTPSGKSIHRTTSEPTTGGIVPNIEVEVPPEVEMALMAQGTLGDLKVPKVKIENEKIITEKEMVEDVELVQAINILKASDYFRNINSGTTFPEQTIASDTGKSKI; translated from the coding sequence ATGAACAAAACCTTTTTATCTCGGGCGTTAAAAATATTCGGACTCGTAGTTCTTATCTTAGTTCTTAGTCTCTTATTAAGCAGTGGATTTTCAAAACCAAAATCTGCGCAACAAACCGAGTTATATGAGAACCTCAAACTGTTTAGTGAAGTACTCGCTCGTATCCAATCGAATTATGTTGAAGAAGTTCAGCCGAAAGAACTGGTTCGTGGAGCGATTCGCGGTATGTTACGCACGCTCGACCCGTATAGCCAGTTTATGGAACCCGACCAATTAAAAGAACTAGAGATTGACACTCGGGGCGAATTTGGCGGGCTGGGTATTCGAATAACAATTCGGGATGGTTGGTTAACTGTAGAATCACCGATAGAAAATACACCGGCATTTCGTGCGGGGATTAAAGCCAACGATCGCATTGTTGAAATTGATGGAAAGAGCACTGAAGGAATTACACAAGAAGATGCGGTAAAAAAACTGCGCGGTCCGAAAGGAACCCAGGTAACATTAAAAATCGCTCGAGAAGGGCAGAAAGATTTATTAACATTCACCATAACTCGCGATATTATTAAACTGGAAAGTGTTCGTGGAAAACTTATTACCGATTCTATTGGATATATCCGTATCACTGAATTTCGCGAAAAAACACCGGAGGATTTAAAACGAATCTTAACGCAATTGGAAAAGGAAGGAATGTCCGCAATCATATTAGACCTTCGATATAATCCTGGCGGTTTGTTGAAATCAGCGGTTGCCGTTAGCGATTTATTTCTTCCCGCAAACAAGATCATTGTGAGTACCCGTGGGCGTGCTCCTGGACAAGATAGCGTATATAAATCTACGGATGAACAACCGAAATTTTTGAAATATCCGATAGCTGTTTTGGTTAATGAAGGAAGCGCGAGTGCTTCAGAAATTGTCGCTGGTGCTTTACAGGACTGGAAACGAGGTGTCATTATTGGTCCTAAAGGAAAACGAACTTTTGGAAAAGGTTCAGTCCAATCGGTAATGGATTTAAGTGGTAACTGTGGATTACGGTTAACCACCGCAAAATATTATACACCGAGTGGAAAAAGTATTCATCGGACTACATCAGAACCGACAACAGGTGGTATTGTCCCTAACATTGAAGTAGAAGTTCCGCCAGAAGTTGAAATGGCACTAATGGCACAGGGAACCCTTGGAGATTTAAAAGTTCCAAAAGTTAAAATTGAAAATGAAAAAATTATCACCGAAAAAGAAATGGTAGAAGATGTCGAACTCGTTCAAGCGATTAATATTTTGAAGGCTTCTGATTATTTTCGGAACATAAATTCGGGGACAACTTTCCCCGAACAAACTATCGCTTCGGATACAGGTAAATCTAAAATATAA
- a CDS encoding histidine triad nucleotide-binding protein, producing the protein MSKLFHDERVCIFCKIVNGEIPSQKVYEDNDLLAFKDIQPKAPVHILIIPKKHIPTVLEAQESDARLLGKMVLVANKIAQDERIAESGFRLVFNCNRDAGQAVFHIHLHLLGGRQLGWPPG; encoded by the coding sequence ATGAGTAAATTATTCCATGATGAACGAGTTTGTATCTTTTGTAAAATTGTTAACGGAGAAATTCCTTCACAAAAAGTGTATGAAGATAATGACCTACTTGCGTTTAAAGATATTCAACCAAAAGCGCCGGTGCATATTCTCATTATCCCTAAAAAACATATTCCAACCGTTTTAGAAGCACAAGAATCGGATGCGCGTTTACTCGGTAAGATGGTGTTAGTAGCCAATAAAATCGCACAGGACGAACGTATAGCCGAATCAGGGTTTCGATTGGTATTCAATTGCAATCGCGATGCGGGTCAGGCAGTATTTCATATTCATCTGCATCTCCTTGGCGGACGGCAGTTAGGTTGGCCTCCCGGTTAA
- a CDS encoding cold-shock protein — MADRVKGRVKWFNDRKGYGFIAQDNGEDVFVHYSAVQGDGFKTLAEGQTVEFEIVKGEKGYQAINVTKV, encoded by the coding sequence GTGGCAGATCGAGTTAAAGGGCGAGTGAAATGGTTCAATGACCGAAAAGGTTACGGATTTATTGCGCAAGATAATGGTGAAGATGTTTTTGTCCATTATTCTGCTGTGCAAGGCGACGGATTTAAAACCCTTGCTGAAGGACAAACTGTAGAATTTGAAATTGTTAAAGGGGAAAAAGGATATCAAGCGATCAACGTAACCAAAGTTTAA
- a CDS encoding small multi-drug export protein, giving the protein MKTLISYLTALLLYIFFSRAVSIPAALALHIRTWVVFLAVFGLDLLQIPLFFRLYEKEIPKIPILNLLTKRLPTKEQFEKSRIRKLAQSFGGLGVILVAAMPTCGGGMWTAVLLAHILKLSRKQSYTMLAIGSFISCVIFTIGFGFIFKILHIIPRLW; this is encoded by the coding sequence ATGAAAACTTTAATTTCCTATTTGACCGCATTGTTACTGTATATATTCTTTAGTCGAGCGGTATCTATTCCCGCAGCGTTAGCTCTGCACATTCGCACTTGGGTCGTGTTTCTCGCCGTATTTGGGTTGGATTTGCTACAAATTCCGTTATTTTTCCGTTTATATGAAAAAGAAATTCCTAAAATTCCGATATTGAACCTATTAACCAAACGATTGCCAACAAAAGAACAATTTGAAAAAAGTAGAATCAGAAAACTAGCTCAATCATTTGGTGGTCTAGGCGTCATATTAGTTGCAGCTATGCCGACTTGCGGCGGTGGCATGTGGACAGCGGTACTTCTAGCGCATATCTTAAAACTAAGTCGGAAACAAAGTTATACAATGCTCGCAATAGGTAGTTTTATTAGCTGCGTTATTTTTACCATCGGATTCGGTTTTATCTTTAAGATATTACATATCATCCCAAGATTGTGGTGA
- a CDS encoding response regulator, producing MIKVLAIDDQYDNLAIIQMSLHLEGFEVITCDNGREGIEKAELEQPDIILLDMMMPYMDGFEVYQQLKKKKTTKNIPVIMLTAVDQPQHMEKAKKMGMEDYITKPFDPLNLATRIRYFLDKAKKQT from the coding sequence ATGATTAAAGTTTTAGCAATTGATGACCAATATGATAACCTAGCTATCATTCAGATGAGTTTGCATCTTGAAGGATTTGAAGTAATAACTTGCGATAACGGGCGGGAAGGAATTGAAAAAGCAGAGTTGGAACAGCCGGACATTATCCTATTAGACATGATGATGCCGTATATGGACGGCTTTGAAGTATATCAGCAGCTTAAAAAAAAGAAAACTACCAAAAATATTCCGGTGATTATGCTTACCGCAGTTGATCAGCCGCAACATATGGAAAAAGCAAAAAAAATGGGAATGGAAGATTATATTACGAAACCATTTGACCCGCTCAATCTCGCTACTCGTATCCGCTACTTCCTTGATAAAGCGAAAAAGCAAACCTGA
- the ade gene encoding adenine deaminase yields the protein MSIETLISVSKGDIPADIVLKNGQIVNVLTGEIYPADVAIFQDKIAGIGSYHGKEEIDVTGKYIAPGFIDGHLHLESSMVTVSEFAKAVVPHGTSTIIIDPHEIANVLGAEGILYILKSSKYNPISVYIMLPSCVPATHLETAGAELKAIDLFSFFNDKWVLGLAEVMNYPGVLLQDSDVLDKLKIAGQKRIDGHSPGLSGKELNAYIAAGIASDHECTTVEEAREKLRLGMYVMLREGTVTKNLRDLLPLVTPYNVDRLMFVTDDRTPFDLMTEGHIDSMIRVAIEMGIHPVLAIRMATINTAKYFKLGQLGAIVPGYIADIVVIDDWKSFTINMVFKQGKKVAMNGVCIVPETPRPPVHVRSSINVKWLYETDFKIPAGKGKCRVIELIPHQITTRQKLVEPKLENGCVVADTTRDLLKLAVIERHNASGNIGLGLLHGFGLKSGALATSVAHDSHNLIVVGTNDTDMLTAAVQIIKMQGGLVVVNNQQIIESLPLPIAGLISPLPLPEVKNKLAAVNRAAKSLGALPEDPFMTLSFLALPVIPELKLTDKGLVDVTKFELVSLFIDA from the coding sequence ATGAGTATAGAAACGTTAATTAGTGTTAGCAAAGGCGATATTCCAGCAGATATTGTTCTTAAAAATGGTCAGATAGTTAATGTATTAACCGGAGAAATATATCCGGCAGATGTCGCTATCTTCCAAGATAAAATAGCAGGTATAGGGTCTTACCATGGTAAAGAAGAAATTGATGTTACTGGAAAATATATCGCTCCAGGTTTTATTGATGGCCATCTGCATCTCGAAAGTTCTATGGTAACCGTTTCGGAATTTGCGAAAGCGGTTGTCCCCCACGGAACTTCAACGATTATCATTGACCCGCATGAAATAGCTAATGTTCTCGGTGCAGAAGGTATTTTATATATTCTTAAATCAAGTAAATATAATCCGATTAGTGTGTACATCATGCTTCCCTCATGTGTGCCAGCGACGCATCTCGAAACCGCTGGTGCGGAATTAAAAGCAATCGATTTATTTTCGTTTTTTAATGATAAATGGGTTCTGGGACTTGCAGAGGTGATGAATTACCCCGGAGTTCTTCTCCAAGATAGTGATGTGTTAGATAAACTTAAAATTGCGGGACAGAAACGAATCGATGGACACTCACCTGGTTTATCTGGAAAAGAGTTGAATGCCTATATCGCTGCCGGAATCGCCAGTGACCATGAATGTACTACCGTTGAAGAAGCGCGCGAAAAACTTCGGTTGGGAATGTATGTTATGCTTCGAGAAGGAACGGTAACAAAAAATCTCCGCGATTTACTTCCGCTGGTTACCCCCTATAACGTTGACCGATTAATGTTTGTTACCGACGATCGAACACCCTTTGATTTGATGACCGAAGGCCATATAGATTCGATGATTCGAGTTGCTATAGAGATGGGAATACATCCGGTGTTAGCAATTCGGATGGCAACGATTAATACAGCGAAATATTTCAAATTAGGTCAACTTGGAGCGATTGTGCCGGGATATATTGCTGACATTGTTGTTATTGATGATTGGAAATCATTTACCATAAATATGGTCTTTAAACAAGGGAAAAAAGTGGCAATGAATGGTGTTTGTATTGTTCCGGAAACACCACGACCGCCGGTGCATGTGCGCAGTAGTATTAATGTGAAATGGCTTTATGAAACGGATTTCAAAATTCCTGCTGGAAAAGGAAAATGCCGCGTCATCGAACTTATCCCTCATCAGATAACGACGCGACAAAAACTTGTTGAACCAAAACTCGAAAATGGATGTGTCGTCGCAGATACAACCCGGGATTTATTAAAGTTAGCGGTCATCGAACGACATAATGCTTCCGGTAACATTGGACTCGGATTACTGCATGGATTTGGATTGAAATCAGGCGCGTTAGCTACCAGTGTCGCACATGATTCGCATAATCTTATTGTGGTTGGAACTAATGATACAGATATGCTGACTGCAGCGGTGCAAATAATAAAAATGCAAGGTGGATTAGTTGTTGTTAATAACCAACAAATTATTGAATCACTTCCCCTACCAATTGCTGGGTTAATTTCACCACTACCACTACCTGAGGTTAAAAATAAACTTGCTGCGGTGAATCGTGCAGCAAAATCGCTCGGAGCACTACCGGAAGACCCATTTATGACCTTATCATTCTTAGCATTGCCCGTTATACCAGAACTAAAATTAACGGATAAAGGATTAGTCGATGTAACCAAATTTGAATTGGTTAGTCTTTTTATTGATGCTTAA
- a CDS encoding response regulator — MAKKRILIVDDNPDIIRILETLLTEKYEVLTAADGMAGLEKAFKYQPDLAIIDIMMPKMSGYQLVESMKKHPQMQSIPIIFLTAKGTPVEKEFGLKKGATIYMTKPFDHIELQQTIEILLKFGATEKKTRPDIEKVISEESTKKDVEWK; from the coding sequence ATGGCTAAAAAACGAATCCTTATTGTTGATGATAACCCAGATATTATCCGAATACTTGAAACTCTCCTCACAGAAAAGTATGAGGTGCTCACTGCTGCTGATGGAATGGCCGGGTTAGAAAAAGCGTTTAAATATCAGCCGGATTTAGCGATCATTGATATTATGATGCCCAAAATGAGTGGGTATCAACTTGTAGAAAGTATGAAAAAACATCCGCAGATGCAATCTATTCCAATAATATTCTTGACTGCAAAAGGTACTCCGGTAGAAAAAGAGTTCGGATTAAAAAAAGGTGCGACAATTTACATGACCAAACCATTCGACCATATTGAACTTCAGCAAACCATAGAGATACTTTTAAAATTTGGTGCAACTGAAAAGAAAACCCGACCGGATATTGAGAAGGTCATAAGTGAAGAGTCCACCAAAAAAGATGTGGAATGGAAGTAA
- a CDS encoding tetratricopeptide repeat protein — translation MADAKHIKLDKKTLKKNELAIFVDHAIRYTRTHPKQVIIPVVATVVGILLIYASISYFKEQQKSAELSLLEGIQFYHNAFQSQDRATQTINYTQCIEKFKSVSEKYSRTKSGQYARLYLADVYFRLNRTDDAINTYQEILKKSPRGFIAAWAQLSLGYIYLNRHDFPKAIAAFDQLVNHQPDSFLISEALVQLGKSYEQTGNLMKAKECYNRVIKTYPNSGWAAEASSRLGVLANLKPNG, via the coding sequence ATGGCCGATGCAAAACATATAAAACTTGATAAAAAAACTTTGAAAAAAAACGAATTAGCAATTTTTGTTGACCATGCCATTCGATACACCCGAACTCATCCAAAACAAGTCATTATCCCGGTCGTTGCAACGGTAGTTGGGATACTTCTCATTTATGCAAGTATTTCCTATTTCAAAGAACAGCAAAAATCTGCTGAATTAAGCCTGTTAGAAGGGATTCAATTCTATCACAATGCATTTCAGAGCCAAGACCGAGCAACGCAGACAATTAATTATACTCAATGTATTGAAAAATTTAAATCGGTTTCAGAAAAATATTCCCGAACCAAATCAGGTCAATATGCCCGACTCTATCTAGCCGATGTTTATTTTCGCTTGAATAGAACTGACGATGCTATTAATACTTACCAAGAGATTCTAAAAAAGTCGCCGCGCGGATTTATCGCTGCATGGGCACAATTATCACTTGGCTATATCTACTTAAACCGGCACGATTTCCCAAAAGCCATTGCAGCGTTTGACCAGTTGGTAAACCATCAGCCAGATAGTTTTTTAATTTCAGAAGCTTTAGTTCAACTCGGAAAGAGCTATGAACAAACCGGAAATTTAATGAAAGCGAAAGAATGTTACAATCGCGTAATAAAAACCTATCCAAATTCAGGTTGGGCAGCTGAAGCTTCCAGTCGGCTTGGCGTATTAGCTAATCTAAAACCTAATGGATAA
- a CDS encoding ABC transporter ATP-binding protein encodes MRQITKRFGSIIANDAVDLDIVPGEIHALVGENGAGKTTLMNILYGLLHPDSGSIYIKNNLVTFHNPNDAIRQGIGMVHQHFMLIPPFTVTENVILGNEPRRFAYMLNKLSAQAKVKTVSTEYGLQIDPESKIYQLGVGQAQRVELIKTLYRGAEILILDEPTAVLTPQESDELFSILQQFKQQGKTIIFITHKLNEVMELSDRITVMKSGKVVGRLTTRSTTKEEVARLMVGREVLFHIQKPPAKPAEIVLELEKVSAINSQKITILKNISFTLRAGEILGIAGVEGNGQTELIECITGLRKIHSGYIRFLNVNITNLPTRKILQLPIGHIPEDRLKRGLILDYTISDNLILGRHWESNFSHHGFLRLKNIEDNAQKLMRTYDIRPTNPYFLVRNLSGGNQQKVVIARELSRLPKLLIAAQPTRGLDIGATEYIHQQLIDARTQGAGILLVSADLSEILLLSDQIAVMYEGKIVGIVPAEQTDSRQLGLMMTGVLQAES; translated from the coding sequence ATGCGCCAGATAACAAAACGGTTTGGTTCAATTATCGCGAATGATGCTGTGGATTTGGACATTGTACCGGGAGAGATCCATGCTTTGGTTGGAGAAAACGGCGCTGGGAAAACTACATTAATGAACATACTCTATGGATTACTCCATCCAGATTCCGGCTCAATCTATATCAAAAACAACTTGGTTACTTTTCATAACCCGAACGATGCCATCCGTCAAGGGATTGGTATGGTGCATCAACATTTTATGCTCATTCCACCCTTTACGGTAACGGAAAATGTTATTTTAGGTAACGAACCTCGCCGGTTTGCTTATATGCTCAATAAGCTATCAGCTCAAGCAAAGGTTAAAACAGTATCAACAGAATATGGGCTCCAAATTGACCCGGAAAGTAAAATTTATCAATTGGGTGTAGGACAAGCACAGCGAGTAGAATTAATTAAAACGTTATATCGAGGAGCAGAAATCCTTATTCTTGATGAACCAACTGCCGTTCTTACTCCACAAGAATCTGATGAACTGTTCTCTATTCTTCAACAATTTAAACAACAAGGAAAGACGATTATTTTTATTACGCATAAACTTAATGAAGTAATGGAATTAAGCGACCGGATAACCGTTATGAAATCGGGGAAAGTGGTTGGACGTCTAACAACACGTTCAACCACGAAAGAAGAAGTAGCACGATTAATGGTCGGTCGCGAAGTGTTATTCCATATTCAGAAACCACCGGCGAAACCTGCTGAAATTGTATTAGAACTTGAAAAAGTTTCCGCGATTAATTCCCAAAAAATCACGATATTAAAAAACATATCTTTTACATTACGTGCTGGCGAAATTCTTGGTATTGCTGGTGTTGAAGGAAATGGTCAAACAGAACTGATCGAATGTATCACCGGATTACGAAAAATCCATTCTGGCTACATTCGGTTTTTAAATGTTAACATTACGAATTTACCTACCCGAAAAATCCTACAACTTCCGATAGGACATATTCCCGAAGATAGGCTTAAACGCGGATTAATTCTAGATTATACAATTTCAGATAATCTTATTCTAGGTCGACATTGGGAGTCGAATTTTTCACATCACGGCTTCCTTAGATTAAAAAACATTGAAGATAATGCGCAGAAGCTTATGCGTACTTACGATATTCGACCTACGAACCCATATTTTCTTGTTCGGAATCTATCCGGTGGTAATCAGCAGAAAGTGGTTATTGCTCGGGAATTATCCCGGTTGCCAAAACTGTTAATTGCCGCTCAACCAACCCGGGGATTAGATATCGGTGCAACTGAATATATACATCAGCAGCTGATTGATGCACGAACTCAAGGTGCGGGGATTCTTTTAGTTTCAGCCGATTTATCAGAAATTTTATTGTTATCAGACCAAATTGCGGTGATGTATGAAGGAAAAATTGTTGGGATAGTCCCAGCCGAACAAACCGATAGTCGCCAATTAGGACTTATGATGACCGGTGTTCTCCAAGCAGAGTCATAA
- the serS gene encoding serine--tRNA ligase — MLDIKFIKENLDRVRFGIANKNQSVDLDTLLSLDEQRRKLLVEVETLKALRNKTSEEISMLKRMNQDTTEKINAMRSVSDTIKLLDEKVRLTEAKLEQLLLTVPNVPHPTVPIGKDERDNQEIRRWGEIPQFNFDPLPHWELGELHDILDLPRASKIAGARFPLYKGLGAKLERALINFMLDLHTSQHGYKEIFPPILANEQSMTGTGQLPKLENEMFKCETDGFYLIPTAEVPLTNIHRDEIIDGASLPLYYTAFTPCFRREAGAAGKDTRGLIRNHQFNKVELVKFVKPEESYNELEKLVADAEKVLQLLNLPYRVVLLCTADLSFAATKCYDIEVWIPSSGTYREISSCSNFEDFQARRANIKFRRNPKSKLEYVHTLNGSGLAIGRTFVAILENFQQADRSILIPPVLQPYMNGCTAITLEK; from the coding sequence ATGCTCGATATTAAGTTTATTAAAGAGAATCTTGATAGGGTACGGTTTGGTATCGCTAATAAAAACCAATCGGTAGATTTAGATACGTTATTATCCCTTGATGAACAGCGACGCAAACTCTTGGTCGAGGTGGAAACTCTTAAAGCATTACGGAATAAAACCTCGGAAGAAATTTCGATGTTGAAACGAATGAACCAAGATACAACTGAAAAAATCAACGCAATGCGCTCAGTATCCGATACTATCAAACTGCTTGACGAAAAAGTTCGTCTAACAGAAGCGAAACTTGAACAGTTACTTTTAACTGTTCCGAACGTACCTCATCCAACTGTTCCGATTGGAAAAGATGAACGCGATAATCAAGAGATTCGGCGTTGGGGAGAGATTCCGCAATTCAACTTTGACCCGCTGCCACACTGGGAACTTGGCGAACTCCACGATATACTTGATTTACCGCGTGCGTCGAAAATCGCTGGTGCTCGGTTTCCGCTTTATAAAGGATTAGGTGCTAAACTTGAACGCGCATTAATTAACTTTATGCTTGACTTGCATACATCCCAGCACGGGTATAAAGAAATTTTTCCGCCGATTCTCGCTAATGAGCAAAGTATGACCGGAACAGGGCAATTACCGAAATTGGAAAATGAAATGTTTAAATGTGAAACGGATGGATTTTATCTTATCCCCACGGCAGAAGTTCCGCTAACCAATATCCACCGAGATGAAATTATTGATGGAGCAAGTTTACCGCTGTATTATACAGCATTTACACCGTGTTTCCGTCGTGAAGCTGGAGCGGCAGGAAAAGATACCAGAGGACTCATTCGAAACCATCAGTTCAACAAAGTCGAATTAGTTAAATTTGTTAAACCAGAAGAATCATATAATGAATTAGAAAAGCTCGTCGCCGATGCAGAAAAGGTGTTACAATTACTCAACCTACCTTATCGTGTGGTATTATTATGTACAGCCGACTTGAGTTTTGCCGCTACAAAATGTTATGATATTGAGGTATGGATACCAAGTTCGGGAACGTATCGTGAGATATCGTCTTGTAGTAATTTCGAAGATTTCCAAGCACGCAGAGCAAATATTAAATTTCGCCGCAATCCAAAATCAAAGTTGGAATATGTCCATACATTAAACGGTTCAGGGTTAGCTATCGGCAGAACTTTTGTTGCTATTTTAGAAAATTTTCAACAAGCAGACCGGTCTATTTTAATTCCGCCGGTATTACAACCCTATATGAATGGTTGTACAGCTATTACCTTAGAAAAATGA